From Elusimicrobiota bacterium, the proteins below share one genomic window:
- a CDS encoding iron ABC transporter permease, whose product MTSTKLFWLLIILAAACAVSLILGPAGLSIPSIILDIRLPRTAAAVIVGAGLGLSGAIFQSLLKNPLSDPYILGTSSGATAAAVLCLSLGVERSTLIFYAMVFAGAFSATFISYGVARSARNLSEAGLVLSGIVVGSFITALVMLFLSLSKERSFSMLYFVMGGIYSAEPGLLAISALIVLGVFLVSFFSWRRLDLFSLGEEKAYHLGASPAQARLFFFALASAATAGAVAIGGTIGFVGLMAPHIVRLAFGASNRTLLPASALGGAVFLSIADTIGRTVAAPSEIPSGVITALIGAPFFLWLLCKNSRGRA is encoded by the coding sequence ATGACTTCCACTAAACTATTCTGGCTTTTAATCATTCTGGCCGCGGCTTGCGCAGTCTCGCTGATTTTAGGCCCTGCGGGCCTTTCCATACCGTCTATTATCCTTGACATACGGCTGCCGCGCACCGCCGCCGCCGTAATCGTAGGCGCGGGACTGGGGCTCTCGGGCGCTATTTTCCAGAGTCTGCTTAAAAACCCGCTGAGCGACCCTTACATTCTGGGCACTTCCTCCGGCGCAACGGCGGCCGCGGTGCTTTGCCTCTCGCTGGGAGTGGAGCGCAGCACGCTTATTTTTTACGCTATGGTTTTCGCGGGGGCTTTTTCCGCCACTTTTATTTCTTACGGCGTGGCGCGTTCCGCCCGCAATCTCTCGGAGGCGGGGCTGGTGCTTTCAGGCATCGTGGTCGGTTCATTTATAACCGCACTTGTCATGCTGTTTTTGAGCCTTTCAAAAGAACGCTCTTTTTCCATGCTTTACTTTGTTATGGGAGGGATTTACTCGGCAGAGCCGGGGCTGCTCGCCATTTCAGCGCTTATAGTCCTGGGCGTGTTTCTTGTGTCTTTTTTTTCCTGGCGGCGGCTGGATCTGTTTTCGCTGGGCGAAGAAAAAGCCTATCATCTGGGCGCGTCACCGGCGCAGGCGCGGCTGTTTTTTTTCGCGCTTGCGAGCGCCGCCACCGCGGGCGCGGTGGCAATAGGCGGCACCATAGGTTTTGTGGGGTTAATGGCTCCGCATATAGTCCGCCTGGCTTTCGGCGCCTCGAACAGAACACTCCTGCCTGCATCGGCGCTTGGCGGAGCGGTTTTCCTCTCCATAGCCGACACCATCGGACGCACGGTTGCCGCTCCCTCTGAAATACCCTCAGGCGTTATTACCGCCCTTATAGGCGCGCCGTTCTTTTTATGGCTTTTATGTAAAAATTCAAGGGGGCGCGCATGA